The Candidatus Scalindua japonica genome includes a region encoding these proteins:
- a CDS encoding RidA family protein, which translates to MQKNIIKTTKAPQAIGPYSQAVQWNNLVFISGQIPIDPGSGEIVKGDIQEQTKQILENMNNVLAAGGSSLDNVLRITIFLTDLDDYAAVNQMYARFFEKSKPARSTVQVSRLPMNVKIEIDAIAYSDS; encoded by the coding sequence ATGCAGAAAAATATCATCAAAACAACAAAAGCACCTCAAGCAATAGGGCCCTATTCACAGGCTGTTCAATGGAACAATCTTGTTTTTATTTCCGGCCAGATACCAATAGATCCCGGGTCCGGTGAAATCGTGAAAGGAGATATACAAGAGCAGACAAAACAGATACTTGAGAATATGAACAACGTCTTAGCAGCAGGTGGATCATCTCTTGACAACGTTCTGCGCATAACCATATTTTTGACTGACCTTGATGATTATGCTGCAGTTAATCAAATGTATGCACGATTTTTCGAAAAATCAAAGCCAGCCAGATCTACGGTACAGGTTTCAAGGTTACCTATGAATGTCAAAATTGAAATTGATGCAATTGCGTATTCAGATTCATAA